In Populus nigra chromosome 10, ddPopNigr1.1, whole genome shotgun sequence, the following proteins share a genomic window:
- the LOC133704978 gene encoding transcription factor MYB4-like: MVRAPCCEKMGLKRGPWTPEEDQILISYVQKYGHSNWRALPKQAGLQRCGKSCRLRWVNYLRPDIKRGNFSKEEEETIIKLHEILGNRWSAIASRLPGRTDNEIKNVWHTHLLKRLKQNGESKSQQHIRIPDCHLNDNKLSQSANSTIPSLSGCKSIEYAQMSPQPSSSDHSSVTDTSVTTSETNNTGLIKVENIDSSEIYPVIDEDFWSEPEMVENSGMPSSNFLDDSQFPFPSPNTMEPAGCYGYGPKVDDSMEFWYNLFIKSGGIEELPVQYLQRYSYLADERI, from the exons aTGGTGAGGGCTCCTTGCTGTGAGAAAATGGGATTGAAAAGGGGGCCATGGACACCTGAAGAAGATCAGATCTTGATCTCCTACGTTCAGAAATATGGCCATAGCAATTGGCGTGCGCTGCCTAAGCAAGCTG GCTTACAAAGATGTGGCAAGAGTTGCAGACTCCGCTGGGTAAACTACTTGCGGCCAGATATAAAGAGAGGCAACTTCAGCAAGGAAGAAGAGGAAACTATCATCAAGTTGCATGAAATTCTTGGAAATAG GTGGTCAGCAATTGCATCAAGATTACCAGGAAGGACAGACAATGAGATTAAGAATGTATGGCACACCCACTTGCTAAAAAGACTCAAACAAAATGGCGAATCCAAGTCACAACAACACATCAGAATACCAGATTGTCATCTCAATGACAATAAACTATCACAATCGGCAAATTCGACTATTCCTTCTCTTTCAGGGTGTAAGAGCATAGAGTACGCGCAGATGTCCCCTCAACCCTCTTCTAGTGATCACTCCTCAGTCACGGATACTTCAGTCACCACTTCAGAAACAAACAACACCGGCTTGATCAAGGTTGAAAACATAGACTCATCAGAGATTTATCCAGTGATTGATGAAGATTTCTGGTCAGAACCAGAAATGGTTGAGAATTCTGGCATGCCATCATCAAATTTTCTAGACGACTCACAATTTCCATTCCCCTCACCAAACACTATGGAACCGGCAGGATGTTATGGTTACGGTCCAAAGGTTGACGATAGCATGGAATTCTGGTACAACCTTTTTATTAAATCTGGGGGAATAGAAGAACTACCAGTTCAATACTTGCAGAGGTATAGCTATCTGGCGGATGAAAGAATCTGA